A window of the bacterium genome harbors these coding sequences:
- a CDS encoding ABC transporter permease, producing MSRYLGRRALETVVLLFLVSAIIFAVIRLVPGDPAAMQMGTEATPQGLARLRHEMGLDRPIYVQYARWLRDAARGDFGVSWLSKQPALSLIQRRFPATLLLTVDAALVGVAVAVPLGILGGTRPGSVVDGITSTFALLGVALPSFWLGLMLLLTFAMGLHWFPPSGYVPLSVDAGDALRHVALPAVTLGIGLAAPLARFLRAGLLDALRQDYIRTAFAKGVTATRVVLRHALKNALLSVITAFALLFGGLLGGAIITESVFNWPGVGTLLLNAIEQRDYGVVQGVVLYVTVVFVVANFAADVVYTLLDPRIRYE from the coding sequence ATGTCTCGGTACCTCGGCCGGCGCGCGCTCGAGACCGTCGTCCTGCTCTTTCTCGTTTCGGCCATCATCTTTGCGGTGATCCGACTCGTCCCGGGGGATCCGGCCGCGATGCAGATGGGCACGGAAGCCACCCCGCAAGGGCTTGCGCGGCTGCGCCACGAGATGGGCCTCGACCGACCGATCTACGTCCAATACGCACGCTGGCTGCGTGACGCGGCGCGCGGCGACTTCGGCGTGTCGTGGCTATCGAAGCAGCCCGCGCTGTCGTTGATCCAGCGCCGGTTCCCTGCGACGCTGCTCCTCACGGTGGACGCCGCGCTCGTCGGCGTCGCGGTCGCCGTGCCGCTCGGCATCCTTGGGGGCACCCGGCCCGGATCCGTCGTGGACGGGATCACATCGACGTTTGCCCTGCTCGGTGTCGCCCTGCCCAGTTTCTGGCTCGGTCTGATGTTGCTGCTGACGTTCGCGATGGGGCTCCATTGGTTCCCGCCGTCCGGGTACGTGCCGCTGAGCGTCGATGCGGGGGACGCGCTGCGGCACGTGGCGCTGCCGGCCGTCACCCTCGGGATCGGACTGGCGGCGCCGCTGGCGCGATTTCTCCGCGCCGGCTTGTTGGACGCGCTGCGGCAGGACTACATCCGGACGGCCTTCGCAAAGGGGGTCACTGCGACCAGGGTCGTTCTGCGCCACGCCCTCAAGAACGCGCTCCTCTCGGTCATCACCGCGTTCGCGCTGCTGTTCGGCGGGTTGCTCGGAGGAGCGATCATCACCGAGTCGGTGTTCAATTGGCCGGGCGTCGGCACCCTGCTGCTCAACGCCATCGAACAACGCGACTACGGGGTCGTGCAGGGCGTGGTGCTGTACGTGACGGTGGTGTTCGTCGTCGCGAACTTTGCCGCCGACGTCGTGTATACCCTGCTCGATCCGAGGATCCGGTACGAGTGA
- a CDS encoding ABC transporter permease: MWRRFRHNRLAVGGLVLVVAMVLTATLAPWIAPYSPYAQFSEIGLQPPSRAHLLGTDTIGRDYLSRLVYGVRISLLVGVSTMVVAALAGVFLGLLGGYYGKALDAVIGRCLDALLAFPVVLLAIFIVAVLGPSMLNAIVAVAIVYTPTFARLARASVLSLRAQDFVEAARAMGASDARVLGRHVLPSTLSPLIVQCSLGIGSAILIEASLSFLGLGVQPPTPSWGAMIGAGRNFLTVAPWLATVPGIAIILAIVGFNLFGDGIRDMLDPRTGAGRPSDRL, from the coding sequence GTGTGGCGTCGTTTTCGGCACAACCGTCTCGCCGTCGGCGGCTTGGTGCTCGTGGTGGCCATGGTGCTGACCGCCACCCTGGCACCATGGATCGCCCCGTACTCCCCCTACGCGCAGTTCAGCGAGATCGGCCTGCAACCGCCGTCGCGGGCGCACCTGCTGGGAACGGACACGATCGGCCGGGACTATCTTAGCCGACTCGTGTACGGCGTACGCATCTCGCTGCTGGTGGGCGTCAGCACCATGGTCGTGGCGGCCCTGGCCGGTGTCTTCCTCGGGTTGCTCGGCGGATACTACGGCAAGGCGCTCGACGCGGTGATCGGCCGGTGCCTGGACGCGCTCCTCGCATTTCCCGTGGTGCTCCTGGCGATCTTCATCGTCGCGGTGCTCGGCCCGTCGATGCTCAACGCGATCGTCGCCGTGGCCATCGTCTATACGCCGACGTTTGCGCGGCTGGCGCGGGCCAGCGTGCTCTCGCTGCGGGCGCAGGACTTCGTGGAAGCCGCGCGGGCAATGGGGGCGAGCGACGCGCGGGTGCTCGGGCGGCACGTCCTCCCGAGCACGCTCTCCCCGCTCATCGTGCAGTGTTCCCTCGGGATCGGCAGCGCCATCTTGATCGAGGCGAGCCTGAGCTTCCTCGGCCTGGGCGTCCAACCGCCCACGCCTTCCTGGGGGGCGATGATCGGGGCCGGGCGCAACTTCCTCACGGTCGCGCCGTGGCTTGCCACCGTCCCCGGAATCGCCATCATCCTCGCGATCGTCGGGTTCAACCTGTTCGGGGACGGTATCAGAGACATGCTTGACCCACGGACCGGGGCAGGCCGACCCTCCGATCGCCTCTGA
- a CDS encoding N,N-dimethylformamidase beta subunit family domain-containing protein → MATIEGYASATSAAPGDTVTFSVRADQAHSSFTLEIYRRGLADQLVQTCNGTAFTPGDQDDASLAVGGCGWPPAAGCQITVPPGWTSGYYVGKITSADQVAWIPFVVRAAVPGAKSKILVKLNDTTAQAYNAWGGRSLYSTPFAPRISFDRPYADLTLYEQYQVPFLQWADAHAPEVEYCSAVDLHTNARLLETYGLLLSFGHDEYWSWEMRDQVETFIANGGNVCFFCGNTCYWQIRFDFSNGGRIMMCYKETDIGVPDPDRQDPQRITVRWAEAPLLRPENSMTGVGYRNGAGWWNDPIDPAKRYRGYTVTNAAHWVFRGTGLANGDEFGKGTSVDDTVIGYETDAALIAPGRTPPIVLGTDGTPKNFVVLATADLTDWAAGGQAGHATMGLYQRGGTAFTAGTVNWAGGLSADGTWTSVDQITSNLLHELAGTGAPGLEIANAGFEQWTNALLIGWALEGAGGVSAEAAAPDATFANVRNDGGGHFSVKVDASAGETWISQPGMQCAAGRTYGVGCWAKAYAPGATIRLQTTDTWVDFVTVAHSGNGNWEYLFAVGSAQNESGLFPARVKIQVAAGVQAWFDGVAVVAIPSHPDWIDRR, encoded by the coding sequence ATGGCGACGATAGAAGGCTACGCGTCGGCGACGTCGGCGGCACCCGGGGACACCGTGACGTTCAGTGTCCGCGCCGACCAAGCGCACAGCAGCTTCACGTTGGAGATCTACCGCCGCGGGCTCGCCGATCAACTCGTCCAGACCTGCAACGGCACCGCGTTCACGCCCGGGGACCAGGACGACGCGAGCCTCGCCGTCGGTGGCTGCGGGTGGCCGCCGGCGGCCGGATGCCAGATCACCGTCCCGCCAGGCTGGACCAGCGGGTACTATGTCGGGAAGATCACGTCTGCCGACCAGGTCGCGTGGATCCCGTTCGTCGTGCGGGCCGCCGTCCCCGGGGCGAAATCCAAGATCCTCGTCAAGCTCAACGATACGACCGCGCAAGCGTACAATGCGTGGGGCGGCCGGAGTCTGTACAGCACCCCGTTTGCCCCGAGGATCTCGTTTGACCGTCCGTACGCCGATCTGACCCTGTACGAGCAGTATCAGGTGCCCTTCCTGCAATGGGCCGACGCCCACGCGCCGGAGGTGGAGTACTGTTCCGCCGTAGACCTGCACACGAACGCGCGGCTGCTGGAGACCTACGGGTTGCTGCTCAGCTTCGGGCACGACGAGTACTGGTCGTGGGAGATGCGCGACCAGGTGGAAACGTTCATCGCGAACGGCGGCAACGTGTGCTTCTTCTGTGGAAACACGTGCTACTGGCAGATCCGGTTCGACTTCAGCAACGGCGGCCGTATCATGATGTGCTACAAAGAAACGGACATCGGTGTCCCGGACCCCGATCGACAGGACCCGCAGCGTATCACCGTCCGCTGGGCCGAAGCGCCGCTGCTCCGGCCGGAGAACTCGATGACGGGCGTCGGGTACCGAAACGGCGCGGGCTGGTGGAACGATCCGATCGACCCGGCGAAGCGGTACCGGGGGTACACGGTCACCAACGCGGCGCACTGGGTGTTCCGGGGCACCGGCCTGGCCAACGGCGATGAGTTCGGCAAGGGCACGAGTGTCGACGACACCGTCATCGGCTATGAAACCGATGCCGCGCTGATCGCGCCGGGCCGCACCCCGCCCATCGTGCTTGGCACCGACGGGACGCCGAAGAACTTCGTCGTGCTGGCGACGGCGGACCTGACCGACTGGGCGGCCGGGGGGCAGGCCGGGCACGCGACCATGGGCTTGTATCAGCGCGGGGGCACGGCCTTTACCGCCGGGACGGTGAACTGGGCGGGCGGCCTGAGCGCGGATGGGACGTGGACGTCGGTCGATCAGATCACGAGCAATTTGCTGCACGAGCTCGCCGGCACGGGCGCGCCGGGGCTTGAGATCGCCAACGCGGGCTTCGAACAATGGACCAACGCACTCCTGATCGGCTGGGCGCTTGAGGGGGCGGGCGGCGTGTCCGCCGAAGCCGCCGCGCCGGACGCCACGTTTGCGAACGTCCGAAATGACGGCGGCGGCCATTTCAGCGTGAAGGTCGATGCCTCCGCGGGAGAAACGTGGATCAGCCAGCCGGGCATGCAGTGTGCGGCCGGACGGACCTACGGCGTCGGCTGCTGGGCCAAAGCCTACGCTCCGGGTGCAACGATCCGATTGCAGACGACCGACACGTGGGTGGACTTCGTCACCGTCGCACACTCCGGGAACGGAAACTGGGAATACCTGTTCGCCGTCGGATCCGCGCAGAACGAGAGCGGCCTGTTTCCGGCGCGCGTCAAGATTCAAGTCGCGGCCGGGGTGCAGGCTTGGTTTGACGGCGTCGCCGTGGTCGCGATTCCGAGCCATCCGGATTGGATCGACCGGCGGTGA
- a CDS encoding FAD-dependent oxidoreductase, which yields MPAADVTYDILVVGASLGGVAAALRAATMGASVCLLEATAWAGGQFTAQGVTKPDENRYVETVGSTASYREFRHLVRLYYRNNFRLSAAGQQQPALNPGGDYPGFSMHPRVGHDVLVQQLTASPNIHFRPLTRVTAAEVQGDVVQAVTATDAGGTATRYVAKFFLDATDLGELLPLANVEHVLGAESHSQTGEPGAPDAPRPDWIQPITMAIALERRPAGENYTIAKPADYDRLKAMQDYTILDGYISTMFVPGKDMWTYRRFIAATNFNDPALPFDLSMINTFGNDYQGGTLPTGDPAADLAVIEAARQAALGYIYWLQTECPRDDTPSRLGFPELKPRGDLFDTPDGTAAAPYIRESRRIQALRTIVQQDLDAALNAGPRAKPYADSCGIGLYGGMDIHGLAAVGMPQSFVGIKPFQIPMGALVPVRVTNVLASCKNIGVTHITNGAYRLHPVEWNIGESAGALAAFCIQQHVSPRDVWSTPRLLGQYQHTLLDAGVPLFWWADVPFDDKPLFVAAHLLGVAGIMSGFDDMTLRPNDVLTDQERQDIQTAAETSLAWPSGQFLRGQAALWVAQTLGL from the coding sequence ATGCCCGCGGCTGACGTCACCTACGACATCCTGGTGGTCGGCGCCAGTCTCGGCGGAGTAGCGGCGGCGTTGCGCGCGGCCACCATGGGCGCCAGCGTATGTCTGCTCGAAGCCACGGCCTGGGCCGGTGGGCAGTTCACCGCCCAGGGGGTGACGAAACCCGACGAGAACCGCTACGTCGAAACGGTGGGCAGCACCGCGTCCTACCGCGAGTTTCGTCATCTGGTGCGCCTCTACTACCGCAACAACTTCCGATTGTCAGCGGCCGGACAGCAGCAACCGGCGCTGAACCCCGGGGGCGACTACCCGGGCTTCTCGATGCATCCTCGCGTCGGGCACGACGTGCTGGTTCAACAGCTCACCGCCAGCCCGAATATCCACTTTCGCCCGCTCACACGGGTGACCGCCGCCGAGGTGCAGGGCGACGTGGTACAGGCGGTCACGGCCACCGACGCCGGCGGCACCGCGACGCGGTATGTCGCGAAGTTCTTTCTCGACGCCACCGATCTCGGCGAGCTGCTGCCGCTCGCAAACGTCGAGCACGTCCTGGGCGCCGAGAGCCACTCACAGACCGGAGAGCCCGGAGCCCCAGATGCGCCGCGTCCCGACTGGATTCAGCCGATCACCATGGCCATCGCACTCGAGCGCCGACCGGCCGGAGAGAACTATACGATCGCCAAGCCCGCCGACTACGATCGGCTGAAGGCCATGCAAGACTACACGATCCTCGACGGGTACATCAGCACGATGTTTGTGCCCGGCAAGGACATGTGGACGTACCGGCGCTTCATCGCTGCGACGAATTTCAATGATCCGGCGCTCCCCTTCGATCTCAGCATGATCAACACGTTCGGCAACGACTACCAGGGAGGCACACTGCCGACCGGGGATCCGGCCGCCGACCTGGCAGTCATCGAGGCCGCGCGGCAGGCCGCGCTCGGCTACATCTACTGGCTCCAGACGGAATGCCCGCGCGACGACACCCCGAGCCGGCTCGGCTTTCCGGAGCTCAAACCGCGCGGCGACCTCTTCGACACCCCGGACGGCACCGCCGCGGCGCCGTACATCCGGGAGTCCCGCCGCATCCAGGCCCTGCGGACGATCGTCCAGCAAGACCTCGACGCGGCCCTCAACGCCGGCCCGCGCGCGAAACCGTACGCCGACTCGTGCGGCATCGGCTTGTACGGCGGGATGGACATTCACGGGCTCGCCGCCGTGGGGATGCCGCAGTCGTTCGTCGGCATCAAGCCGTTTCAGATCCCGATGGGCGCGCTGGTTCCTGTGCGCGTGACCAACGTCCTCGCGTCGTGCAAGAACATTGGGGTCACGCACATCACGAACGGCGCCTATCGCCTGCATCCTGTCGAATGGAACATCGGCGAGTCGGCCGGCGCGCTCGCCGCGTTCTGTATCCAGCAGCACGTCTCGCCGCGCGACGTCTGGAGCACACCGAGGCTGCTCGGCCAGTATCAGCACACGCTGCTCGATGCCGGCGTGCCGCTGTTCTGGTGGGCCGACGTCCCGTTCGACGACAAACCCCTCTTCGTCGCGGCTCACCTGCTCGGCGTCGCCGGCATCATGAGCGGATTCGACGACATGACCCTGCGGCCGAACGATGTTCTGACTGATCAGGAGCGACAGGACATTCAAACCGCCGCGGAAACCTCGCTGGCGTGGCCGAGCGGCCAGTTCCTTCGTGGCCAAGCGGCGCTGTGGGTCGCGCAAACGCTCGGCCTCTGA
- a CDS encoding CAP domain-containing protein, producing the protein MHRASAKTRLAWVAMLPGLLGVLLAGAAARPAFPQTPGTVSVVVLGYRAPASTVVPDDEMELLAMTNEIRTARQLPPLLMSAALRTVARDHSRDMALSGYVGHDSPQGQSFLARLADVVRGGTVVAENVTAALTVEQAHNAFIHSPGHLQNILNPAFRSVGVGVATAGAVGFMVTEDFSQ; encoded by the coding sequence ATGCATCGCGCATCGGCGAAGACGCGCTTGGCCTGGGTCGCCATGCTCCCCGGCCTCCTGGGGGTCCTTCTCGCGGGGGCGGCGGCCCGGCCGGCATTTCCGCAAACGCCCGGTACGGTGTCGGTGGTCGTCCTCGGATACCGCGCGCCGGCCAGCACGGTCGTCCCCGACGACGAAATGGAACTGCTCGCGATGACGAACGAAATCCGTACGGCACGTCAGCTGCCACCGCTGCTCATGAGCGCAGCGTTGCGGACGGTGGCGCGGGACCATTCGCGGGACATGGCGCTCTCCGGGTACGTCGGTCACGACTCCCCGCAGGGGCAATCATTCCTCGCGCGGCTCGCCGACGTCGTGCGAGGTGGCACGGTCGTCGCGGAGAACGTGACCGCGGCGTTGACCGTGGAGCAGGCCCACAACGCGTTCATCCACAGCCCCGGCCACCTCCAGAACATCCTGAACCCTGCGTTTCGTAGCGTCGGCGTCGGCGTCGCCACAGCCGGCGCCGTGGGGTTCATGGTGACGGAGGACTTTTCACAATAG